In Providencia zhijiangensis, a single window of DNA contains:
- the pitA gene encoding inorganic phosphate transporter PitA, with product MLHLFTGLEFYTGLLLVLALLFVLFYEAINGFHDTANAVATVIYTRAMRAQFAVVMAGVFNFFGVLLGGLSVAYAIVHLLPTDLLLNVSSAHGLAMVFSLLLAAIIWNLGTWYLGIPASSSHTLIGAIIGVGLTNAIVTDTSVVDALNIPKMISIFMSLILSPAIGFVIAGLMIFMLRRYWSGTKKRRRIHLTPAEREKKDGKRKPPFWTRTALILSAVGVSFSHGANDGQKGIGLIMLVLIGVAPAGFVVNMNSNGYDIARTHDAVVHLQQYYETHKPALNHAIENTPMMAENKPEEGEFHCDSSRTPIILNQAQKMLSGIQSYDELTPDQRNQTRRLLMCISDTANAVAKLPETSAKDASLLKKLSNDLLYTVEYAPLWIIVAVALALALGTMFGWQRVAVTIGEKIGKKGMTYAQGVSAQVTAAVSIGVASYTGMPVSTTQVLSSAVAGTMVVDGGGVQSKTIKSIALAWLLTLPVSIILSGVLYWIALKII from the coding sequence ATGCTACATCTTTTTACAGGTTTAGAATTTTACACAGGTCTATTGTTAGTTCTAGCACTGTTATTTGTGCTGTTCTATGAGGCGATTAACGGATTCCATGATACTGCTAACGCGGTCGCAACGGTGATTTACACCCGAGCAATGCGCGCTCAGTTCGCGGTTGTCATGGCCGGGGTATTTAACTTTTTCGGTGTCTTGCTGGGAGGGCTGAGCGTGGCGTATGCCATCGTTCATCTTTTACCAACAGACCTTCTCCTTAACGTGAGCTCTGCTCACGGCCTTGCAATGGTCTTTTCATTGCTACTGGCTGCTATCATCTGGAACCTTGGAACCTGGTATTTAGGTATTCCGGCATCAAGTTCTCACACGTTGATCGGTGCAATTATCGGTGTTGGTTTGACCAATGCGATAGTGACTGATACATCGGTGGTTGATGCGCTGAATATTCCTAAAATGATCAGCATTTTCATGTCCTTAATTCTTTCTCCGGCTATCGGCTTTGTGATTGCTGGGCTGATGATTTTCATGTTACGCCGTTATTGGAGTGGAACGAAAAAACGTCGCCGTATTCACTTAACGCCAGCTGAGCGTGAGAAGAAAGATGGTAAACGTAAACCACCATTTTGGACGCGTACTGCATTGATCCTGTCTGCTGTCGGCGTGAGTTTCTCTCACGGCGCGAACGATGGGCAAAAAGGTATCGGTCTGATTATGCTGGTGTTAATCGGTGTTGCGCCAGCAGGTTTCGTCGTTAACATGAATTCAAACGGTTATGATATCGCGAGAACACATGATGCGGTGGTTCATCTGCAACAATACTATGAAACACATAAACCAGCCTTAAACCACGCAATTGAAAATACGCCTATGATGGCGGAGAACAAGCCAGAAGAAGGCGAGTTCCATTGCGACAGTTCACGTACGCCAATTATCTTAAATCAAGCTCAGAAGATGCTCAGCGGCATTCAGAGCTATGATGAGTTAACACCTGACCAGCGCAACCAAACTCGTCGCCTGTTAATGTGTATCTCCGATACTGCGAATGCCGTGGCGAAGTTACCAGAAACTAGCGCGAAAGATGCGAGCTTACTGAAAAAACTGAGTAATGACCTGCTGTATACTGTTGAGTATGCACCGTTATGGATTATCGTTGCTGTTGCGTTAGCACTGGCACTGGGTACCATGTTCGGTTGGCAGCGTGTTGCGGTGACTATCGGTGAGAAAATCGGTAAGAAAGGTATGACTTACGCACAAGGTGTATCGGCTCAGGTCACTGCGGCGGTCTCTATCGGTGTGGCAAGTTATACAGGTATGCCTGTTTCAACAACCCAAGTTCTCTCTTCTGCGGTAGCGGGTACGATGGTCGTTGATGGCGGTGGTGTTCAGAGCAAGACGATTAAGAGCATTGCGCTTGCATGGCTACTGACGCTTCCTGTTTCCATCATTCTGTCTGGTGTACTGTACTGGATTGCGCTGAAGATTATCTAA
- the uspB gene encoding universal stress protein UspB: MFSVIALFWALCILCILNMMRYFSSIRVLLSILRDSDPLLYQSVDGNGFFTTHGQLNKQLRLVRYINTKQYLEHYDPDVIFRCERIRKQFMLISRLSILVVVSLVYMVIAN, from the coding sequence ATGTTCAGTGTAATTGCATTATTTTGGGCACTCTGCATTTTGTGCATCTTAAATATGATGCGCTATTTTTCTTCTATTCGCGTTTTATTATCTATTCTGAGGGATTCGGATCCTCTACTTTATCAATCCGTTGATGGTAATGGCTTTTTCACGACTCACGGCCAGCTGAACAAGCAATTGCGCCTTGTCCGCTATATCAATACCAAACAGTACCTTGAGCACTACGATCCTGATGTGATATTCCGTTGTGAACGTATTCGCAAGCAGTTTATGTTGATCAGCCGGTTAAGCATTTTAGTCGTTGTGAGTTTGGTCTATATGGTGATAGCCAATTAA